Proteins encoded by one window of Streptomyces sp. LX-29:
- a CDS encoding PH domain-containing protein — MSGETTVRRAAHAAPSDWGRLNSRLLLVNLAILVAPVAMFLATYLVAGKTNLQILITLGSLFLTFLVISGIGLMRLMTTRYRVGEDMVELQSGLLFRSRRSIPLDRIRSVDLTANPLHRLFGLTTLTIGTGEQSSSAGQRLSLDGISAADAAELRRQLIERRDAGRGLGAAAEDDGPISELDWSWLRYGPLSVWGVGGVFIAAASVYRTLHELKVDPLEWGVVKDLEHRFGSVPLWYGVLVALAVVVVLGIAGSTGAFIESWSGYRLEREDGGMFRVRRGLFVTRSVSIEQRRLRGVELVEPIPLRWAKAARLNAVASGLGNLEDNRRRRALTPPVPRAEARRVATEVLGEHPALTVRDGLLGHPRAALRRRVNQALIWSVLIAAVPFGLGVWLGPAWVTVGCVTGAVLVPVLVAFAVDAYRTLGHGIRGRYLVTSAGTFAHRTVALEREGIIGWKITRTPFQRRAGLLTLGATTAAGEGVYKVRDVSTGQGIALAEDAVPQLLLPFLERAPRSARRG; from the coding sequence ATGAGCGGCGAGACCACCGTACGGCGGGCGGCACACGCCGCGCCGAGCGACTGGGGGCGGCTCAACTCCCGGCTGCTCCTGGTCAACCTCGCCATCCTGGTGGCCCCGGTCGCGATGTTCCTGGCCACCTATCTGGTCGCCGGGAAGACCAACCTCCAGATCCTCATCACCCTCGGCTCGCTCTTCCTCACCTTCCTGGTCATCAGCGGCATCGGCCTGATGCGCCTGATGACCACCCGCTACCGGGTCGGCGAGGACATGGTGGAGCTCCAGTCGGGGCTGCTCTTCCGCAGCCGGCGCTCGATCCCCCTCGACCGCATCCGCAGCGTCGACCTGACGGCCAATCCGCTGCACCGGCTCTTCGGCCTCACCACCCTCACCATCGGCACCGGCGAGCAGAGCTCCTCCGCCGGCCAGCGGCTCTCCCTGGACGGCATCAGCGCGGCGGACGCCGCCGAGCTGCGCCGGCAGCTGATCGAGCGACGGGACGCCGGGCGCGGCCTGGGCGCCGCGGCCGAGGACGACGGCCCGATCAGCGAACTCGACTGGTCCTGGCTGCGCTACGGCCCGCTGAGCGTGTGGGGCGTCGGCGGTGTCTTCATCGCCGCCGCCAGCGTCTACCGCACCCTGCACGAGCTGAAGGTCGACCCGCTGGAGTGGGGGGTCGTCAAGGACCTGGAACACCGCTTCGGCTCGGTCCCCCTCTGGTACGGCGTCTTGGTCGCCCTGGCCGTCGTGGTGGTCCTCGGCATCGCCGGCTCCACCGGCGCGTTCATCGAGAGCTGGTCCGGCTACCGGCTGGAGCGCGAGGACGGCGGGATGTTCCGGGTCCGCCGCGGACTCTTCGTCACCCGCTCGGTCAGCATCGAGCAGCGGCGGCTGCGCGGCGTGGAACTGGTCGAGCCGATCCCGCTGCGCTGGGCCAAGGCGGCCAGGCTCAACGCCGTCGCCAGCGGCCTGGGCAACCTGGAGGACAACCGCAGGCGGCGCGCGCTGACCCCGCCGGTGCCCCGCGCCGAGGCCCGCAGGGTGGCCACCGAAGTCCTCGGCGAACACCCCGCGCTGACGGTGCGGGACGGCCTGCTGGGCCACCCGCGGGCCGCCCTGCGGCGCCGCGTCAACCAGGCGCTGATCTGGTCCGTGCTGATCGCCGCGGTGCCCTTCGGCCTCGGCGTCTGGCTCGGCCCGGCCTGGGTGACCGTCGGCTGCGTCACCGGCGCCGTCCTGGTGCCGGTGCTGGTGGCCTTCGCGGTCGACGCCTACCGGACCCTGGGCCACGGCATCCGCGGCCGCTACCTGGTCACCAGCGCGGGGACGTTCGCCCACCGCACGGTGGCCCTCGAGCGGGAGGGGATCATCGGCTGGAAGATCACCCGGACGCCGTTCCAGCGCCGTGCCGGACTCCTCACCCTCGGCGCCACCACCGCCGCCGGTGAGGGCGTCTACAAGGTCCGTGACGTCTCCACGGGCCAGGGAATCGCCCTCGCGGAGGACGCGGTACCGCAGCTCCTCCTCCCGTTCCTGGAACGGGCACCCCGGTCCGCCCGCCGCGGCTGA
- a CDS encoding PH domain-containing protein: MEDVRLRPPRHRVGSRAIGWWTVQSALFAVPLPLTFGILWASIPPTREFFMWATLISLLPGLLYTAVMPAWRYRVHRWEVTDEAVYAASGWLWQQWRVVPLSRVQTVDTLRGPIQQMFGLSGVTVTTASASGAVKIKGIDHQVAEELVAHLTRFTQATPEDAT; encoded by the coding sequence ATGGAAGATGTGAGGCTTCGACCGCCCCGGCACCGGGTGGGGAGCCGCGCGATCGGCTGGTGGACGGTGCAGTCGGCGCTGTTCGCCGTGCCGCTGCCGCTCACCTTCGGCATCCTGTGGGCCTCCATCCCGCCCACCCGCGAGTTCTTCATGTGGGCGACGCTGATCTCGCTGCTGCCCGGCCTCCTCTACACGGCCGTCATGCCGGCCTGGCGCTACCGGGTGCACCGCTGGGAGGTCACCGACGAGGCGGTCTACGCGGCCTCCGGCTGGCTGTGGCAGCAGTGGCGGGTGGTCCCGCTGTCCCGGGTGCAGACCGTGGACACCCTGCGCGGCCCCATCCAGCAGATGTTCGGGCTCTCCGGGGTCACCGTGACCACCGCCTCCGCCTCCGGCGCCGTGAAGATCAAGGGCATCGACCACCAGGTCGCCGAGGAGCTGGTGGCGCATCTGACCCGGTTCACCCAGGCCACCCCGGAGGACGCCACATGA